Below is a genomic region from Treponema sp. OMZ 798.
TTTCCGGCGCCGGAGAGCCCTATTATTGCGGCAATTTCTCCTTCTTCTATTTTAAAAGAAATGCTTTGCAAGGCTCTTCGTCCTGAAGGATAAGTTTTTGAAATATTTTTAAGTTCAAGAATCACAAGGCTGACCTCCAAAAAAAATTAAAGACTCTTCCTAAGTTTTTTAGAAAGAGTCTCAGGTTAGCCGTCAAAATTTTTATGGCTAACCTTCGAGTTTTTCATAAGCCTTTATTCGTGCGGAGGGTTTAATACCCTGATGCTCTGCATCGGGGTTGTTGATTTTTAACGGCTTATGAAAAACATCGTAAATAAAGTTTAAGAGATTAGCACATTGTGGCATACATAACGGCTTTGATTGTATGCATGCGGTTTTCGGCTTCGTCAAAAACAACCGATTTATGAGATTCGAAAACCTCGTTTGTTACTTCCATTTCGGGAAGACCGAATTTTTTGTGAATCTCCTGACCCTTTGTTGTCTTTAGGTCGTGGAAAGAGGGGAGGCAGTGTAAGAAGATTGCATCCTTGTCTGCATTGTCCATAGCGGCCTTGTTTACCTGATAGGGCTTTAAAAGCTTAATGCGCTCTTCCCATACGCTGTCGGGTTCACCCATAGATACCCAAATGTCGGTATAAAGAACATGGGCACCCTTTGTTCCCTCATTTACGTTTTCTGTGAGGGTTACGCTTCCGCCTGTTTCGGCAGCGATCTTCTTTGCTTCGGCTACCAAGTCTTCGGTGGGGAAGAGGTGTTTGGGTGAACATGCAGTAAAGTGCATTCCCATCTTTACGCAGGCTATCATGAGGGAGTTGGCTACGTTGTTTCTGGCATCTCCCATGTATGTGAATTTTAGCC
It encodes:
- the argF gene encoding ornithine carbamoyltransferase, yielding MLKEIRGKSAKNLRGRSFLKLLDFTTDEIRYLLNLSKNFKDMKRAGIPHRYLEGKNIVLLFEKTSTRTRCSFEVAGYDLGMGVTYLDPNSSQMGHKESIEDTARVLGRMYDGIEYRGFSQELVETLAEYSGVPVWNGLTDLFHPTQMLADLLTIEENFGYLKGLKFTYMGDARNNVANSLMIACVKMGMHFTACSPKHLFPTEDLVAEAKKIAAETGGSVTLTENVNEGTKGAHVLYTDIWVSMGEPDSVWEERIKLLKPYQVNKAAMDNADKDAIFLHCLPSFHDLKTTKGQEIHKKFGLPEMEVTNEVFESHKSVVFDEAENRMHTIKAVMYATMC